A genomic window from Gossypium hirsutum isolate 1008001.06 chromosome D10, Gossypium_hirsutum_v2.1, whole genome shotgun sequence includes:
- the LOC107915058 gene encoding uncharacterized protein isoform X3 yields the protein MQQMEEVDIDSVLDMPNTVDKLSVQQMNRWDYVEQESKISVLSHLRGSNTAGKESLDTLRRRGRLVVEKGHNRKHYIHPRKLSGSVDEIEHRKNTIILSPLENSQANAPLFGKTAVERSRNSITEHMDKGKAPCSKLPFKSSVFQENHAVIDLTEKKMYNQIPERPFPQGGSTNHLAEGRKECQLPRIGGSFFHNSADGSAKSRNNCKGKEKIDGIEFKSVGLVMDRGKGVDPSHGSPRRMEKQLPASHRSFVSPRAVGRKKLVQNGCISPQNIAIRDKTLEINKQSLNSFKVEQNFGNVASYGKGKGVVYSHTPKEHETNFINLSGSPIYNNMEANGFGDSNRDACFEEKGGWRSTHYHSDNADQAVGHHFIRFNNIRSQVSQQNENIVVKRDNASGGNNRTTCDGPESHDATEKAGVIVSKFNQRSEPSSAKNILPKRQTKHVLNSRNSGFGDSNRDACFEGKGGWKSTHYCSQNADQTVGHHFSRLNNVRCEVSQQNENIVVKRDNASGEKNRTVCDGPENHDATKTAPMIVSKFNHISEPSHAKNMLPKRQTQHALNSRNSDESARVIPNDSDIVFLGSSRKSSSSRSSRINGKHLDVLDLYESSEIRGENSNNMENGNDEDSEDRARQIEADEMLARELQEQLYHEVDGDIAWALQLEEHTLHPTIQNIQEPDHELESNPAITRDRGKWGGLTPLV from the exons ATGCAGCAAATGGAGGAAGTGGACATTGATTCAGTATTGGACATGCCCAACACTGTCGATAAGCTATCTGTACAGCAAATGAACAGATGGGATTATGTTGAACAAGAAAGTAAAATTTCAGTGCTTAGTCATTTGAGAGGTTCTAATACTGCAGGCAAAGAATCTTTGGATACGCTAAGGAGAAGAGGTAGGTTGGTTGTTGAAAAAGGACACAACCGAAAACATTATATACACCCACGAAAACTTTCAGGTAGTGTTGATGAAATTGAACATAGGAAAAACACCATTATCTTATCCCCCCTAGAGAATTCTCAAGCAAATGCTCCTTTATTTGGGAAAACTGCAGTGGAGAGAAGCAGGAATTCCATTACAGAGCACATGGATAAAGGAAAAGCTCCTTGCTCTAAGTTGCCTTTTAAGTCATCTGTATTCCAAGAAAATCATGCTGTTATAGATTTAACTGAAAAGAAAATGTACAATCAAATACCTGAAAGGCCATTTCCACAAGGTGGATCAACAAATCACTTAGCTGAAGGAAGAAAAGAATGTCAGCTACCAAGAATTGGTGGTTCTTTCTTTCATAACTCTGCAGACGGTTCTGCAAAATCCAGAAATAACTgcaaaggaaaggagaaaataGATGGCATAGAATTTAAAAGTGTAGGGTTGGTTATGGATCGTGGAAAAGGGGTGGATCCTTCCCATGGGTCCCCACGTAGAATGGAAAAACAATTGCCTGCATCTCACCGTTCTTTTGTCTCGCCAAGAGCAGTTGGGAGAAAAAAATTGGTTCAAAATGGCTGTATCTCTCCCCAGAATATAGCTATCAGGGACAAGACACTGGAAATTAACAAACAATCCCTAAACAGCTTTAAAGTTGAACAAAATTTTGGGAATGTGGCTAGCTATGGTAAAGGAAAAGGAGTTGTTTATTCTCACACACCTAAGGAGCATGAAACCAATTTCATTAATTTATCTGGGAG TCCTATATATAACAATATGGAAGCTAATGGTTTTGGTGATTCAAATAGAGATGCATGCTTTGAAGAAAAAGGTGGCTGGAGAAGCACACACTACCACTCAGACAATGCAGATCAGGCAGTTGGACATCATTTCATCAGATTTAATAATATACGATCCCAAGTGAGTcaacaaaatgaaaatattgtTGTGAAAAGAGATAATGCTAGTGGAGGAAACAATAGGACCACATGTGATGGTCCAGAAAGTCATGATGCAACTGAAAAAGCTGGTGTGATTgtctcaaaattcaaccaaagaaGTGAACCTTCTAGTGCAAAAAACATACTGCCTAAAAGGCAAACAAAACATGTATTGAACTcaagaaatagtggttttggtgATTCAAATAGAGATGCATGCTTTGAAGGAAAAGGTGGCTGGAAAAGCACACATTACTGCTCACAGAATGCAGATCAGACAGTTGGACATCATTTTAGCAGATTGAATAATGTACGATGCGAAGTGAGTcaacaaaatgaaaatatagtTGTGAAAAGAGATAATGCTAGTGGAGAAAAGAACAGGACTGTATGTGATGGTCCAGAAAATCATGATGCAACTAAAACAGCTCCTATGATTGTCTCAAAATTCAACCACATAAGTGAACCTTCTCATGCAAAAAACATGCTGCCTAAAAGGCAAACACAACATGCATTAAACTCAAGAAATAGTGATGAAAGTGCTAGGGTCATTCCTAATGACTCAGACATTGTGTTTCTTGGTTCATCTAGGAAGTCATCTAGTTCAAGGTCATCTAGAATTAATGGGAAACATCTGGATGTTTTGGATCTTTATGAGTCATCTGAAATTAGAGGGGAAAATTCCAATAATATGGAGAATGGAAATGATGAGGACTCCGAGGATAGGGCAAGACAAATTGAAGCAGATGAAATGTTGGCCCGTGAACTGCAAGAACAATTATATCATGAG GTTGATGGAGACATTGCATGGGCACTTCAGCTGGAGGAGCACACACTCCATCCAACTATTCAGAATATCCAAGAGCCAGATCAT GAATTGGAATCAAATCCTGCTATCACAAGGGATAGAGGAAAGTGGGGAGGGCTGACCCCCCTTGTCTAG